A window of the Nocardia sp. NBC_01329 genome harbors these coding sequences:
- the dtd gene encoding D-aminoacyl-tRNA deacylase — translation MRALLQRVTSARVSVDDEVVGRIDPSDSGIRHGLLAMIGVTHTDTEATARAMAEKIWQLRILEGERSAAELSAPVLVVSQFTLYADTRRGRRPSWSAAAPGPIAEPLVHLVAESLRRSGATVAGGRFGAHMQVELTNDGPVTIMVEL, via the coding sequence ATGCGAGCCCTGCTACAGCGCGTGACCTCCGCCCGGGTGAGCGTCGACGACGAGGTGGTCGGCCGGATCGATCCGTCCGACAGCGGTATTCGTCACGGCCTGCTGGCAATGATCGGGGTCACCCATACCGATACCGAGGCGACCGCGCGAGCGATGGCCGAGAAGATTTGGCAGCTGAGGATATTGGAAGGCGAACGCAGTGCGGCCGAGCTGTCCGCGCCTGTCCTGGTGGTCAGTCAATTCACGCTCTACGCCGATACCCGTAGAGGCCGACGTCCCTCATGGTCCGCGGCGGCACCCGGTCCGATCGCCGAACCCCTGGTGCACCTGGTCGCCGAGTCCCTGCGCCGGTCCGGCGCTACGGTCGCGGGTGGTCGATTCGGTGCGCATATGCAGGTCGAGCTCACCAACGACGGCCCCGTGACGATCATGGTGGAACTGTGA
- the rplO gene encoding 50S ribosomal protein L15, with amino-acid sequence MTIKLHHLRPAPGAKTDKTRVGRGEGSKGKTAGRGTKGTKARKNVPAAFEGGQMPLHMRLPKLKGFTNPFRTEYQVVNVGAIAELFPEGGTIGKAELVAAGAVRKNQLVKVLGEGEISVAVQISADKFSGSAKEKISAAGGTATELG; translated from the coding sequence ATGACCATCAAACTGCATCATCTGCGCCCCGCTCCGGGCGCGAAGACCGATAAGACCCGGGTGGGTCGTGGTGAGGGATCCAAGGGTAAGACCGCGGGTCGCGGCACCAAGGGCACCAAGGCGCGTAAGAACGTGCCTGCCGCCTTCGAGGGCGGGCAGATGCCCCTCCACATGCGGCTGCCGAAGCTCAAGGGCTTCACCAACCCGTTCCGGACCGAGTACCAGGTCGTGAACGTGGGCGCCATCGCCGAACTGTTCCCCGAAGGGGGCACCATCGGCAAGGCCGAGCTGGTCGCGGCGGGCGCTGTCCGCAAGAATCAGCTGGTCAAGGTGCTCGGCGAGGGTGAGATCTCCGTCGCCGTTCAGATCAGTGCGGACAAGTTCTCCGGCTCCGCCAAGGAGAAGATCAGCGCCGCCGGTGGCACCGCCACCGAACTGGGCTGA
- a CDS encoding adenylate kinase, which translates to MRVVLLGPPGAGKGTQAVLLSEKLGVPHISTGDLFRANISEQTPLGLEAKRYMDAGELVPSDVTNRMVRSRVAEPDAARGFVLDGYPRTVDQADALAKILDDLGSELDAVLCFVVSEDTVVDRMLARGRSDDNEETIRTRLRIYRDETQPLLNYYDGLVVSVDGVGEVDEVNARALEALGRNATTG; encoded by the coding sequence GTGAGAGTTGTACTACTCGGACCGCCGGGAGCGGGCAAGGGCACTCAAGCCGTGCTGCTATCGGAGAAGCTGGGCGTACCGCATATCTCTACGGGTGACCTCTTCCGCGCGAACATCAGTGAGCAGACTCCCCTCGGTCTCGAGGCGAAGCGCTACATGGACGCGGGCGAGCTCGTGCCCAGCGATGTCACCAACCGGATGGTCCGGTCGCGGGTGGCCGAGCCGGATGCCGCGCGCGGCTTCGTGCTCGACGGCTACCCCCGCACCGTCGACCAGGCCGACGCGCTCGCCAAGATCCTCGACGATCTGGGCAGCGAACTCGACGCGGTGCTGTGCTTCGTGGTGTCCGAGGACACGGTCGTCGACCGGATGCTGGCCCGCGGCCGCTCCGACGACAACGAGGAGACCATCCGTACCCGGCTCCGGATCTACCGGGACGAGACCCAGCCGCTGCTGAACTACTACGACGGCCTGGTCGTCTCGGTGGACGGTGTCGGTGAGGTCGACGAGGTCAACGCCCGGGCCCTGGAGGCGCTGGGCCGTAATGCCACGACCGGTTAG
- the secY gene encoding preprotein translocase subunit SecY: MLSAFVTAFRTTDLRRKILFTLGLVALYRLGAALPSPGVDYRAVQECIDLVSGGDSAGIYQLINLFSGGALLQLSVFAIGIMPYITASIIVQLLTVVIPRFEELRKEGQAGQTKMTQYTRYLSIALAILQATGLVALAARGQLLQGCQQDILADTSVFGMIIIVLVMTAGAALVMWFGEQITERGVGNGMSLLIFAGIAARIPGEGKSILDSRGGLVFGLVCLAALLIIIAVIFVEQGQRRIPVQYAKRVVGRKMYGGSSTYLPLKVNQAGVIPVIFASSLLYLPNLIAQLTGSTSATDPSWWQEAIQKYLVNPSNPVYIGIYFGLIVFFTYFYVAITFNPEERADEMKKFGGFIPGYRPGKPTADHLTYVLSRITLPGSIYLGLVAVLPNLFLDIGSSGAAQNLPFGGTAVLIMVSVGLDTVKQIESQLMNRNYEGFLK; the protein is encoded by the coding sequence GTGCTTTCCGCCTTCGTTACGGCCTTCCGGACTACGGACTTGCGGCGGAAGATTCTCTTCACGCTGGGGCTGGTCGCGTTGTACCGCCTCGGTGCCGCGCTACCGTCGCCCGGGGTCGACTACAGGGCGGTTCAGGAATGTATCGACCTGGTCTCCGGTGGTGATTCCGCTGGTATCTACCAGCTCATCAACCTGTTCTCCGGTGGTGCGCTGCTACAGCTCTCGGTGTTCGCGATCGGCATCATGCCGTACATCACAGCGAGCATCATCGTCCAGCTGCTGACCGTCGTCATCCCGCGGTTCGAGGAACTGCGCAAGGAAGGCCAGGCCGGCCAGACCAAGATGACGCAGTACACCCGCTACCTGTCGATCGCGCTCGCGATCCTGCAGGCCACCGGCCTGGTGGCGCTGGCGGCGCGCGGGCAGCTGTTGCAGGGCTGCCAGCAGGACATCCTGGCCGACACCAGCGTTTTCGGGATGATCATCATCGTCCTGGTGATGACCGCGGGTGCCGCCCTGGTGATGTGGTTCGGTGAGCAGATCACCGAACGCGGTGTCGGCAACGGTATGTCGTTGCTGATCTTCGCCGGTATCGCCGCCCGTATCCCGGGTGAGGGTAAATCGATCCTGGACAGCCGTGGCGGTCTCGTCTTCGGCCTCGTCTGTCTGGCCGCGCTGCTCATCATCATTGCCGTCATCTTCGTCGAGCAGGGCCAGCGCCGGATTCCGGTGCAGTACGCCAAACGTGTGGTCGGCCGCAAGATGTACGGCGGTTCGTCGACCTATCTGCCGCTGAAGGTGAACCAGGCCGGCGTCATCCCGGTCATCTTCGCGTCGTCGCTGCTGTACCTGCCGAACCTGATCGCCCAGCTCACCGGGTCCACTTCGGCCACCGACCCCAGCTGGTGGCAGGAGGCGATCCAGAAGTACCTGGTGAATCCCAGTAACCCGGTGTACATCGGGATCTACTTCGGCCTCATCGTCTTCTTCACCTACTTCTACGTCGCGATCACCTTCAACCCGGAGGAACGCGCCGACGAGATGAAGAAGTTCGGCGGCTTCATCCCGGGCTACCGCCCCGGTAAGCCGACGGCCGATCACCTGACCTATGTGTTGAGCCGGATCACCCTGCCCGGCTCCATCTACCTCGGTCTCGTCGCTGTCCTGCCGAATCTGTTCCTCGATATCGGCTCGTCCGGTGCGGCCCAGAATCTGCCGTTCGGTGGTACCGCCGTGCTCATCATGGTGAGCGTCGGCCTGGACACCGTGAAGCAGATCGAAAGCCAACTCATGAATCGCAATTACGAAGGGTTCCTCAAGTGA
- the map gene encoding type I methionyl aminopeptidase — translation MVFGLKSKKVVPFRSAGELDAMAAAGAVVGRALVAVRAAAAPGVSTLELDRIAEQVIRDAGAVPSFKGYHGFPGSICASVNDRVVHGIPTETETLSPGDLVSIDCGAVLDGWHGDSAWTFGVGDLIDADRLLSAACEKSMVAGIAAMVPDNRLTDVSHAIELGTRAAEVEHGRAYGIVDGYGGHGIGREMHLDPFLPNEGEPGKGPRLVVGSVLAIEPMLTLGTYETKVLDDDWTVVTTDGSRAAHWEHTVAVTENGPRILTLRPE, via the coding sequence ATGGTCTTCGGTCTCAAGAGCAAGAAGGTAGTCCCGTTCCGCAGTGCCGGTGAGCTCGATGCCATGGCGGCGGCGGGCGCGGTGGTCGGTCGCGCGCTGGTCGCGGTCCGTGCCGCGGCCGCGCCCGGAGTCTCCACTCTCGAATTGGACCGGATCGCCGAACAGGTGATCCGGGACGCCGGCGCCGTGCCGTCCTTCAAGGGCTATCACGGGTTCCCCGGTTCAATCTGCGCGTCGGTGAACGACCGGGTGGTGCACGGGATCCCGACCGAGACCGAGACACTGTCGCCGGGCGATCTGGTATCCATCGACTGCGGAGCGGTCCTGGACGGCTGGCACGGTGATTCCGCGTGGACGTTCGGCGTGGGTGATCTGATCGACGCCGACCGGCTGCTCAGCGCGGCATGCGAGAAATCCATGGTGGCCGGTATCGCGGCCATGGTCCCGGACAATCGGCTCACCGATGTCTCGCATGCCATCGAACTCGGGACCCGCGCGGCCGAGGTAGAGCACGGGCGGGCCTACGGCATCGTCGACGGGTACGGCGGGCACGGAATCGGGCGCGAAATGCATCTCGACCCGTTCCTGCCGAACGAGGGTGAGCCGGGCAAGGGCCCGCGGCTGGTCGTCGGCTCGGTGCTGGCTATCGAACCGATGCTCACGCTGGGCACCTACGAGACGAAGGTGCTCGACGACGACTGGACCGTGGTGACCACCGACGGGTCGCGGGCGGCGCACTGGGAGCATACGGTCGCGGTGACCGAGAACGGACCGCGGATTCTGACGCTTCGCCCCGAGTAG
- the rpmD gene encoding 50S ribosomal protein L30 yields MADLKVTQIKSSIGAKQNQRDSLRTLGLRGIRKTVIREDNPQNRGLINVVRHLVTVEEV; encoded by the coding sequence ATGGCAGATCTCAAGGTGACCCAGATCAAGAGCTCGATCGGCGCCAAGCAGAATCAGCGGGATAGCCTGCGGACCCTGGGTCTGCGCGGTATCCGAAAGACGGTGATCCGGGAGGACAACCCGCAGAACCGTGGTCTGATCAATGTCGTGCGCCACCTCGTAACAGTTGAGGAGGTCTGA
- the eccB gene encoding type VII secretion protein EccB, with product MPAQLTTRAQVNGYRFLLRRLDHALVRRDVRMLHDPMRSQIRSLMVGLVLGILVTAGAAILAFLRPQGAIGDALIVSGKSSGALYVVVEKDDGSQTLHPVLNLASARLITGSNADPHAVKDDKLGSLPRGPLLGIPGAPAALPGSAQGGDSHWSLCESIQLSAGGSAASAAGATTTVVAGRPELSDRVRAAGPAEALLVGRENKTYLIYDGKRAEVDPADSVLSRALDLPAHRPRPVGTGFLGATTQVPQLMAPAIDRAGEPGPGPLSRIPIGGIISVAGVGRDTTPEMYVVLADGVQPVSPFAAEVIRYADSQGMSQVEVMPPDVLDEVPVVRHLPIADFPGEIPEIVDPEDGPVTCVAWSKSPGRAPAGAGIGDGPGERAVVGLLIGSKLPIAESATPVQLATADSSGDRVDQVYLSPIHGEYVQVTGLEPGSPRRGSLFYVADNGIRYGVPDSATAEVLGLGSTPHLAPWAIVGQLVPGPTMDLREALVSHDSLSEG from the coding sequence GTGCCAGCACAGCTGACTACCCGTGCCCAGGTGAACGGGTACCGTTTCCTGTTGCGTCGTCTCGACCACGCACTGGTGCGCCGCGATGTGCGGATGCTGCACGATCCGATGCGTTCCCAGATCCGGTCACTGATGGTCGGACTGGTGCTCGGCATCCTCGTCACGGCCGGTGCGGCCATTCTCGCGTTTCTACGGCCACAGGGCGCGATCGGGGACGCGCTCATCGTCTCCGGTAAGTCAAGTGGCGCACTGTATGTCGTGGTGGAGAAAGACGACGGCAGCCAGACCCTGCATCCCGTGCTCAATCTGGCCTCCGCGCGCCTGATCACGGGCAGCAATGCCGATCCGCACGCGGTGAAGGACGACAAGCTGGGTTCCCTGCCGCGTGGCCCGCTTCTGGGCATCCCGGGCGCGCCTGCCGCACTGCCCGGATCGGCGCAGGGAGGCGATTCGCACTGGTCACTGTGCGAGTCCATCCAATTGTCCGCGGGCGGCAGCGCGGCTTCCGCCGCCGGGGCGACGACCACGGTGGTGGCGGGCCGCCCTGAACTGAGCGACCGCGTGCGGGCCGCCGGTCCGGCCGAGGCGCTATTGGTCGGCCGTGAGAACAAGACCTACCTGATCTACGACGGAAAGCGCGCCGAGGTCGATCCGGCGGATTCGGTGCTCTCCCGCGCGCTCGACCTACCGGCCCACCGCCCGCGACCGGTCGGTACCGGATTCCTCGGGGCCACCACCCAGGTGCCGCAGCTGATGGCACCTGCCATCGATCGTGCGGGTGAGCCGGGTCCCGGACCACTGTCACGAATTCCCATCGGTGGGATCATCTCCGTGGCCGGAGTGGGCCGGGATACGACTCCCGAGATGTATGTCGTCCTCGCCGACGGCGTGCAGCCGGTGTCGCCGTTCGCCGCCGAGGTGATCCGCTACGCCGATTCGCAGGGGATGAGCCAGGTCGAGGTCATGCCGCCCGATGTCCTCGACGAGGTTCCCGTGGTGCGTCATCTGCCGATCGCGGACTTCCCGGGTGAGATCCCGGAGATCGTCGACCCCGAAGACGGTCCGGTCACCTGTGTCGCCTGGTCGAAATCGCCGGGTAGGGCTCCGGCCGGCGCGGGAATCGGTGACGGCCCGGGAGAGCGGGCCGTCGTCGGTCTGCTGATCGGATCCAAGCTGCCCATCGCCGAATCCGCCACCCCGGTGCAACTGGCCACCGCGGACAGCAGCGGCGACCGGGTGGACCAGGTGTATCTGTCCCCCATCCACGGGGAGTACGTGCAGGTAACCGGTTTGGAACCGGGCAGCCCCCGGCGCGGCAGTCTCTTCTACGTCGCCGACAACGGTATCCGCTACGGCGTACCGGATTCGGCCACAGCGGAGGTGCTGGGCCTGGGCTCCACCCCACATCTGGCGCCCTGGGCGATTGTCGGTCAACTGGTTCCCGGGCCGACGATGGATCTACGGGAGGCCCTGGTCAGCCACGATTCGCTGTCCGAGGGCTGA
- the eccA gene encoding type VII secretion AAA-ATPase EccA, with protein MTGNRQAQRAFDAGVLSLGLSIEGQESTRDLEYAKLAFQRATEWDPGMCDAWLGRAAAGELTKDVLFNLHKTCDATLYREQRRVGLQPRELAARFQPGLYIDYPLSSRTEVSLAWAAQLIADKDFDEAERVLNELDASRGGRQLGDAEREADNRIAAYVRGILHYTTQRWSDVMSVLAASAEWDDPYLAAGAHVMVGTACAQLGLYAESIRRMQAAEQGPIPAARSTAMFCRGLCLRESGNESEAQALFEKVYSQAPDFEANATAMRDRTYRITLTSREVIAARTDKWDPASSPTMEQMNRAEVQDRAKETLVEARAELDSQIGLASVKTQVAKLQSTAQLAKIRAEKGMASVPRGQHLAFTGPPGTGKTTIARVVAKIYCGLGLLQTEKMIEAKRADFVGEHLGSTAIKTNKLIDGAMDGVLFIDEAYTLIQSGLSGGDAFGREAVDTLLARMENDRDRLVVIIAGYDGEIDRLLAANDGLASRFAKRLQFPSYNATELGQIGEVIATKRDSDLSEEALKVLIRACDHLYALKSTDQSGQPRRGVDLAGNGRFIRNVIEAAEEEREFRLANDESLDLTDIDETVLRRIEEPDMRLALATILDSLNIGWTDPS; from the coding sequence ATGACCGGCAACCGCCAAGCTCAACGCGCATTCGATGCCGGGGTTCTGTCGCTCGGATTGTCCATCGAAGGACAGGAGTCCACCCGAGACCTCGAGTACGCGAAACTGGCGTTTCAGCGGGCCACCGAATGGGATCCGGGGATGTGCGACGCGTGGCTGGGCCGGGCAGCCGCCGGAGAGCTCACCAAAGATGTGCTCTTCAACCTGCACAAGACCTGCGATGCGACGCTCTACCGCGAGCAGCGCCGGGTAGGCCTGCAGCCCCGGGAGCTCGCGGCCCGCTTCCAGCCGGGACTCTACATCGACTATCCACTGTCGAGCCGGACCGAGGTCTCGCTGGCTTGGGCGGCGCAGTTGATCGCCGACAAGGACTTCGACGAGGCCGAACGCGTACTGAACGAATTGGACGCATCCCGCGGGGGGCGGCAGCTCGGCGACGCCGAACGTGAGGCCGACAATCGGATCGCCGCCTACGTCCGGGGAATTCTGCACTACACCACCCAACGCTGGTCCGATGTGATGAGCGTGTTGGCTGCGTCGGCGGAATGGGACGACCCGTATCTCGCGGCCGGTGCACATGTGATGGTCGGTACGGCATGCGCTCAGCTGGGGTTGTACGCGGAGTCGATCCGCCGGATGCAGGCCGCCGAACAAGGACCGATCCCCGCCGCCCGCTCCACGGCCATGTTCTGCCGAGGCCTGTGCCTGCGCGAGTCGGGTAACGAAAGCGAGGCGCAGGCACTGTTCGAGAAGGTGTATTCGCAGGCACCGGACTTCGAGGCCAACGCTACGGCCATGCGCGACCGCACCTACCGCATCACCCTCACCAGCCGTGAGGTGATCGCGGCACGTACCGATAAATGGGACCCGGCCTCTTCCCCGACGATGGAGCAGATGAACCGGGCAGAGGTCCAGGACCGAGCCAAAGAGACACTGGTCGAAGCGCGCGCCGAACTGGATTCCCAGATCGGGCTGGCGTCGGTGAAAACCCAGGTCGCCAAACTGCAGTCGACTGCGCAGCTGGCAAAGATCCGGGCTGAGAAGGGGATGGCCAGCGTGCCGCGCGGCCAGCACCTGGCGTTCACCGGCCCACCCGGTACCGGTAAGACGACCATCGCCCGGGTGGTCGCCAAGATCTATTGCGGACTGGGCCTGCTACAGACCGAGAAGATGATCGAGGCCAAACGCGCGGATTTCGTCGGGGAACATCTCGGCAGCACCGCTATCAAGACCAACAAGCTGATCGACGGCGCCATGGACGGCGTGCTCTTCATCGACGAGGCCTACACCCTGATCCAATCGGGTCTCTCCGGCGGTGACGCGTTCGGCCGCGAAGCCGTCGATACGCTGCTGGCCCGGATGGAGAACGACCGCGACCGCCTGGTGGTGATCATCGCAGGCTACGACGGCGAGATCGACCGGCTGCTGGCTGCCAACGACGGTTTGGCCTCACGTTTCGCCAAACGCCTGCAGTTCCCGTCCTACAACGCCACCGAGCTGGGACAGATCGGCGAGGTCATCGCGACCAAGCGCGATTCGGATCTGTCCGAAGAGGCGCTCAAGGTATTGATCCGGGCCTGCGATCACCTCTACGCGCTGAAGAGCACCGACCAGAGCGGGCAACCACGGCGCGGGGTAGACCTGGCCGGTAACGGTCGTTTCATCCGCAATGTGATCGAGGCGGCCGAGGAAGAACGCGAATTCCGGCTGGCCAATGACGAATCGCTGGATCTCACCGATATCGACGAGACAGTGCTGCGTCGAATCGAGGAGCCTGATATGCGGCTCGCGCTGGCGACCATCCTCGATTCGCTGAACATCGGCTGGACCGACCCGAGCTGA
- the eccE gene encoding type VII secretion protein EccE, whose product MNETMNSAPQVADIPDPPDSRDSTNIRRSAYDTLRDPEFWLFRIFPLRTVVPGILFAAFIGWVVLVFDDSVWYSLGAGAGAAVICLTPIGGRTLVARIAGGLARRGKISAERLDQAAAFDVPLPEGGGYGVRWDGDLLLTMLRIDPPPDTLTLLRPGSLNTEQLLPLPEIARCLDQFDLTLAGIDVVSTGARTAGTGIAAHLYDRILGPLPAIAHRTCWLVLRLDPLANAEAVDNRGGGGAGALRAAIIATRRVENRLAAHDIAASVLTAAEMNTAVRELTHGFTVEQLTENPKWLEDRGRYLAQYQIGADAVGPRGLADIWATPSLSTTVTLRLRPGIGRNDPHTELADTVVLNAVVRFDTTEPPEQPPLPGLRELYGNQLRILLDTLPVGYTGRWGREVAYRGTLAALAEFTVPTAGCGQLIGADDHGQGIAVPLIGEGTRQLEVIGSLDLAQQVILRATGLGAHAIVHTARPEAWQTLVRNLDTPQILTIAPRAAGASYHPPGPPPVPTAPYPSTTVLVFDGVPPVSHAGGATIVHVRQPHEPPGSIEADVSLIQDPDAPNRVTVRTPAVTTTVNMVTTQEEMHYIGESLAAR is encoded by the coding sequence GTGAACGAGACGATGAACTCCGCACCGCAGGTCGCCGACATCCCGGATCCGCCGGATTCCCGGGATTCGACGAATATTCGCCGATCGGCCTACGACACTCTGCGGGACCCCGAATTCTGGCTGTTCCGAATTTTTCCTCTCCGGACAGTCGTTCCCGGAATCCTGTTCGCTGCTTTCATCGGATGGGTCGTTCTCGTATTCGATGATTCGGTGTGGTACTCGCTCGGAGCGGGAGCGGGCGCCGCGGTGATCTGCCTGACCCCGATCGGCGGCCGCACCCTGGTGGCGCGGATCGCCGGCGGTCTGGCCCGGCGCGGAAAGATCTCGGCCGAACGACTGGATCAGGCCGCGGCCTTCGACGTACCGCTACCCGAAGGTGGCGGTTACGGGGTGCGCTGGGACGGCGATCTGCTGCTCACCATGCTGCGCATCGACCCGCCGCCGGACACCCTCACCCTGTTGCGGCCGGGGTCGCTGAACACCGAACAACTCCTGCCGCTGCCGGAGATCGCCCGCTGCCTCGACCAATTCGATCTGACCCTGGCCGGTATCGACGTGGTGAGTACCGGCGCCCGGACCGCCGGGACGGGCATCGCCGCGCACCTCTACGACCGGATCCTCGGCCCGCTCCCGGCCATCGCCCACCGCACCTGCTGGCTGGTGCTGCGGCTGGATCCGCTGGCGAACGCCGAAGCGGTGGACAACCGCGGCGGCGGGGGCGCCGGAGCATTGCGGGCCGCCATCATCGCCACCCGACGGGTCGAGAATCGGCTGGCCGCGCACGATATCGCCGCCTCGGTACTCACCGCGGCCGAGATGAACACCGCGGTCCGTGAACTCACCCACGGTTTCACCGTGGAGCAACTCACAGAGAACCCGAAGTGGCTGGAGGACCGGGGCCGCTACCTTGCCCAGTACCAGATCGGCGCCGATGCGGTCGGCCCACGCGGGCTGGCCGATATCTGGGCCACACCCAGCCTGTCCACCACGGTCACCTTGCGGCTGCGTCCCGGTATCGGCCGCAACGACCCGCACACCGAACTGGCCGATACCGTGGTCCTCAACGCCGTGGTCCGCTTCGATACGACCGAACCGCCCGAGCAGCCACCGCTGCCCGGACTCCGGGAACTCTACGGAAATCAACTGCGCATCCTGCTCGATACGCTGCCGGTCGGCTACACCGGCCGTTGGGGACGCGAAGTCGCCTATCGCGGCACGCTGGCCGCGCTCGCCGAGTTCACGGTGCCGACCGCCGGATGCGGCCAGCTCATCGGCGCCGACGATCACGGCCAGGGCATCGCGGTACCGTTGATCGGCGAGGGCACCCGCCAGCTCGAGGTGATCGGGTCACTCGATCTCGCACAGCAGGTCATTCTGCGCGCCACCGGGCTCGGCGCGCACGCCATCGTGCACACAGCCCGGCCCGAGGCCTGGCAGACGCTGGTCCGAAATCTCGACACCCCGCAGATCCTCACCATCGCGCCCCGCGCGGCCGGCGCCAGTTACCATCCGCCCGGCCCGCCGCCGGTGCCCACCGCGCCCTATCCGAGCACCACAGTGCTGGTGTTCGACGGCGTTCCCCCGGTCTCCCACGCAGGCGGGGCAACCATCGTGCACGTCCGGCAGCCGCACGAACCGCCGGGTTCGATCGAGGCAGATGTATCGCTGATCCAGGACCCCGACGCTCCCAACCGGGTCACCGTGCGTACTCCCGCCGTGACGACGACGGTGAACATGGTGACCACGCAGGAGGAGATGCACTACATCGGCGAATCCCTTGCCGCCCGCTGA
- the eccD gene encoding type VII secretion integral membrane protein EccD: protein MSRVSVIGGNTQIDVGLPATVPIAGFIGELVTMIESRSPSLPDSDEDAGPLSAQHWTLARLGREAIAPSRTLTEAEVHDGELLVLRSVSAKEAPALFDDVIDAVSRLTAEEFTGWSGASARWMGLVASAATVLTTLVVLVLSRGAGDPLAPALALLGSGVAALVAAGITARRYRDELTAAWLSADGLMLLFGGAALLVPGSLGSPHLLLGSAVLLVAAILGYRLTGVGATLFSCAATSAIIALFIAGIYLIWHPGLPKLSAGLLVAGIVILSAVPRLAAVLARLPIPPVPTAGAAIDPADHEPRPTIEGIGAIGATALPSAAGLGERARAANRFQTGLIAACTASTVIGAFGVADPLGPSRWQGITLAVITAIILSLRGRSFADIAQAATLIGGACLTFVSLVVGLSFGDGDLVLTGAALLLAFTLGVIGFGVIGPHIEVTPVVRRAIELFEYALIMAVIPLVLWVMGIYNTARNLSI, encoded by the coding sequence TTGAGCAGGGTATCGGTCATCGGTGGGAACACCCAGATCGATGTGGGACTGCCCGCGACCGTCCCGATCGCCGGTTTCATCGGCGAGTTGGTGACCATGATCGAATCACGTAGCCCGAGCCTGCCGGACTCCGACGAGGATGCCGGCCCCCTCTCCGCTCAGCACTGGACGCTGGCTCGGTTGGGACGTGAGGCGATCGCGCCGAGCCGCACCCTCACCGAGGCCGAGGTCCACGACGGTGAACTGCTGGTGCTGCGTTCGGTGTCGGCCAAGGAGGCGCCCGCGCTGTTCGACGATGTCATCGACGCCGTATCCCGGCTGACCGCCGAGGAGTTCACCGGCTGGTCGGGGGCCTCCGCGCGCTGGATGGGATTGGTCGCGTCGGCTGCGACCGTGCTCACCACCCTCGTTGTCCTGGTGCTCTCGCGCGGTGCCGGGGATCCGCTCGCACCGGCCCTGGCACTGCTGGGTTCCGGGGTCGCCGCGCTGGTCGCCGCCGGAATCACCGCACGCAGGTACCGCGACGAACTCACCGCCGCCTGGCTGTCGGCCGACGGGCTGATGCTGTTGTTCGGTGGCGCCGCGCTGCTCGTACCGGGTTCGCTGGGGAGCCCCCATCTACTGCTGGGCAGTGCGGTACTGCTGGTGGCCGCCATTCTGGGCTATCGGCTCACCGGTGTGGGCGCGACCCTGTTCTCCTGCGCGGCCACCTCGGCGATCATCGCGCTGTTCATTGCCGGTATCTACCTGATCTGGCATCCGGGGCTGCCGAAATTGTCCGCCGGACTGTTGGTCGCCGGGATCGTGATCCTGTCGGCGGTGCCGCGACTGGCTGCCGTCCTGGCCCGGTTGCCGATTCCGCCGGTTCCGACCGCCGGCGCCGCCATCGACCCCGCCGACCACGAGCCGCGCCCGACGATCGAGGGGATCGGCGCTATCGGTGCGACCGCTCTTCCGTCGGCGGCGGGTCTCGGCGAACGCGCGCGCGCGGCCAACCGGTTCCAGACCGGACTGATCGCCGCCTGTACGGCGAGTACTGTCATCGGCGCGTTCGGTGTCGCCGACCCGCTGGGACCGTCCCGGTGGCAGGGCATCACACTCGCGGTGATCACCGCCATCATCCTGTCGCTGCGGGGGCGTTCTTTCGCCGATATCGCCCAGGCCGCCACGCTTATCGGTGGCGCCTGCCTGACCTTCGTATCGCTGGTCGTCGGTTTGTCCTTCGGCGACGGTGATCTCGTTCTGACCGGTGCCGCCCTCCTGCTCGCCTTCACTCTCGGGGTGATCGGTTTCGGGGTGATCGGCCCCCATATCGAGGTGACACCCGTGGTCCGCCGGGCAATCGAACTTTTCGAATACGCGCTGATCATGGCGGTGATCCCGCTGGTGCTCTGGGTGATGGGCATCTACAACACCGCGCGGAACCTGAGCATATGA